Proteins encoded together in one Gemmatimonadota bacterium DH-78 window:
- a CDS encoding DUF72 domain-containing protein, whose amino-acid sequence MESQPELFDRGPAAPVDLAPQASAAEPLAHRVPPGIRLGTSSWSFPGWEGLVYDRSATPGTLARHGLSAYARHPLLRAVGVDRSYYEPLPASVWRRYAEAVPDDFRFVVKATRTLVTPGEPSCLDVARARSEVVDPAATALGAKLGAVLFQFPPTPSGALGGPRAFAESLYRFLDAMPEGVPLAVEIRTPGWYTPDYRAALDHGGASHGWVVHPRMLDLAAQRALGPPSADRPTVIRWMLAPGASYEAAREAWAPFDRLQAPDPDNREAVARLALEAAALGSPAMVVINNKAEGSSPASVIALAERLGASPAS is encoded by the coding sequence ATGGAGTCCCAGCCTGAACTCTTCGATCGGGGACCGGCCGCGCCGGTCGATCTCGCCCCGCAGGCGTCCGCCGCCGAGCCGCTCGCACACCGGGTGCCGCCCGGGATCCGGCTGGGCACGAGTTCGTGGTCGTTTCCGGGATGGGAGGGGCTCGTGTACGACCGCTCGGCCACGCCGGGCACGCTGGCCCGCCACGGTCTGAGCGCCTATGCGCGCCATCCGCTGCTCCGCGCGGTGGGCGTCGATCGGAGCTACTACGAGCCGCTGCCGGCATCGGTGTGGCGGCGATATGCAGAGGCCGTGCCCGACGACTTCCGTTTCGTGGTGAAGGCCACGCGCACCCTCGTCACGCCGGGCGAGCCGTCGTGCCTCGACGTCGCACGGGCGCGGTCCGAGGTGGTCGACCCGGCAGCGACCGCGCTCGGCGCGAAACTGGGGGCGGTGCTCTTCCAGTTCCCGCCCACGCCTTCGGGCGCCCTCGGCGGCCCCCGGGCCTTCGCGGAGTCGCTCTACCGCTTTCTGGATGCGATGCCCGAGGGCGTGCCTCTCGCCGTGGAGATCCGGACACCGGGGTGGTACACCCCCGACTACCGAGCGGCGCTCGACCACGGCGGGGCCTCCCACGGGTGGGTGGTTCACCCCCGCATGCTCGACCTCGCCGCGCAGCGAGCCCTGGGGCCCCCCTCTGCCGACCGGCCCACCGTGATTCGCTGGATGCTCGCGCCCGGCGCGAGCTACGAGGCGGCTCGCGAGGCGTGGGCCCCCTTCGATCGCCTGCAGGCGCCCGACCCCGACAATCGGGAAGCGGTGGCCCGCCTGGCGCTGGAGGCTGCGGCGCTCGGGAGCCCCGCGATGGTGGTGATCAACAACAAGGCCGAGGGGTCGTCACCGGCGTCGGTGATCGCGCTGGCCGAGCGACTCGGCGCATCCCCCGCGTCCTGA
- a CDS encoding serine hydrolase, whose translation MRLFRPALGLAFALLTACAPADAQIEAVWPGAEWERVRNADLAAHGWSREGLDRTFDFIRDSANTTGLVVVDRGRVVFDYGDVEELSYLASVRKSVLAMLYGSWVDDGTIDLDATLGELGVDDVGGLLDIEKRATVRDLITARSGIYHAASNGGDDLANAPERGSREPGSTMLYNNWDFNAAGAVFEQLTGRDIYDEVERQLAVPLRFEDWDRGAQRKSGNLEISRNPAYHMWISTRDMARIGYLMLRGGEWDGEQVMSREWLRTISSVVTPLEEMNPVSRRDGYFGYGYMWWVWDGPGAVGPFEGAYTGRGAIGQWITVLPAVDLVIAHKTNSVYSRTTSWASWQRMVELLLDAKGVSVDRWPWS comes from the coding sequence ATGCGCCTCTTCCGCCCGGCCCTCGGCCTCGCCTTCGCCCTTCTCACCGCCTGCGCCCCGGCCGACGCCCAGATCGAGGCAGTCTGGCCGGGGGCCGAGTGGGAGCGGGTCCGGAACGCCGACCTCGCCGCCCACGGCTGGTCGCGCGAGGGGCTCGACCGCACCTTCGACTTCATCCGCGACAGTGCGAACACGACGGGCCTGGTGGTGGTGGACCGCGGCCGGGTGGTGTTCGACTACGGCGATGTGGAGGAGCTGAGCTACCTCGCCTCGGTGCGGAAGAGCGTGCTCGCCATGCTCTACGGCAGCTGGGTGGACGACGGCACGATCGATCTCGACGCCACCCTGGGCGAGCTTGGTGTGGACGACGTCGGGGGGCTGCTGGACATCGAGAAGCGCGCCACCGTGCGCGATCTCATCACCGCCCGGTCGGGCATCTACCACGCCGCTTCGAACGGTGGAGACGATCTGGCCAACGCACCGGAGCGAGGGTCGCGGGAGCCCGGCAGCACCATGCTCTACAACAACTGGGACTTCAACGCGGCCGGCGCGGTGTTCGAGCAGCTCACCGGTCGCGACATCTACGACGAGGTGGAGCGGCAGCTCGCGGTCCCCCTCCGGTTCGAGGACTGGGATCGCGGGGCGCAGCGGAAGAGCGGCAACCTCGAGATCTCGCGCAATCCCGCCTATCACATGTGGATCTCCACCCGCGACATGGCGCGGATCGGCTACCTGATGCTGCGGGGCGGAGAGTGGGACGGCGAGCAGGTGATGTCGCGCGAGTGGCTCCGGACGATCTCGAGCGTGGTCACGCCGCTCGAAGAGATGAACCCGGTGTCTCGTCGCGACGGCTACTTCGGGTACGGCTACATGTGGTGGGTCTGGGACGGTCCGGGCGCGGTCGGGCCCTTCGAGGGCGCCTACACCGGGCGCGGCGCCATCGGCCAGTGGATCACCGTACTCCCCGCGGTGGATCTCGTGATCGCGCACAAGACCAACTCGGTGTACAGCCGGACCACGAGCTGGGCTTCGTGGCAGCGCATGGTCGAGCTTCTTCTCGACGCGAAGGGCGTGTCGGTCGACCGCTGGCCCTGGAGCTGA
- a CDS encoding helix-turn-helix transcriptional regulator, producing MPQALGEFEQMVLLAILHVEGETYGVPIMEEIERRTGRSVSRAAVYVTLRRLEKRGLVTSWMGEPTGERGGKARRCVKVEEAGLERLRESREAMDRMWADLDPRSVGRLP from the coding sequence ATGCCGCAGGCGTTGGGGGAGTTCGAACAGATGGTGCTGTTGGCGATTCTGCATGTCGAGGGGGAGACGTACGGCGTGCCGATCATGGAGGAGATCGAGCGGCGAACGGGCCGCTCGGTGTCTCGGGCGGCCGTGTACGTGACGCTGCGCCGGCTCGAGAAGCGAGGCCTGGTCACGTCCTGGATGGGGGAGCCGACCGGAGAGCGGGGTGGAAAGGCGCGGCGGTGCGTGAAGGTGGAGGAGGCCGGTCTCGAACGGCTGCGTGAGTCGCGGGAGGCGATGGATCGAATGTGGGCCGACCTCGACCCCCGGTCCGTCGGGAGGCTCCCGTGA
- a CDS encoding DUF305 domain-containing protein, with translation MHLHRNSWVFGGLLLAGCGGSGAPSAQAPAAPAPEGRIVQAGAPGESTRAWDGSSMSRLEGTEYTAADVAFMQGMIHHHAQALEMTALIPARTERDAIRQMGLRMEISQADEIGLMEKWLEERGEEVPEWSVTATSMDHGMDHGMDHSMGSGGMQHEAMPGMLTPDQMARLEAARDTEFDRLFLEFMIQHHEGALSMVRDLYNTPGAAQESTVYKFASEVDADQDIEIRRMRQLLDTLR, from the coding sequence GTGCATCTTCATCGGAATTCGTGGGTGTTCGGGGGACTCCTGCTCGCCGGCTGCGGGGGATCGGGTGCGCCCTCGGCGCAGGCGCCGGCGGCGCCGGCTCCCGAGGGCCGCATCGTGCAGGCGGGCGCGCCGGGAGAATCCACCCGCGCGTGGGACGGGTCGTCGATGTCGCGGCTCGAGGGCACCGAGTACACCGCGGCCGACGTGGCCTTCATGCAGGGCATGATCCACCACCACGCCCAGGCGCTCGAGATGACCGCGCTGATCCCGGCGCGAACCGAGCGCGACGCGATCCGTCAGATGGGACTCCGCATGGAGATCTCCCAGGCCGACGAGATCGGGTTGATGGAGAAGTGGCTCGAGGAGCGCGGCGAAGAGGTGCCGGAGTGGTCGGTGACCGCCACCTCGATGGATCACGGCATGGACCACGGCATGGACCATTCGATGGGGTCGGGCGGCATGCAGCACGAGGCGATGCCCGGCATGCTCACCCCCGATCAGATGGCCCGGCTCGAGGCGGCGCGCGACACCGAGTTCGACCGGCTCTTTCTCGAGTTCATGATCCAGCACCACGAGGGAGCTCTGTCGATGGTGCGCGATCTCTACAACACCCCGGGCGCCGCACAGGAGTCCACCGTGTACAAGTTCGCGAGCGAGGTCGATGCCGATCAGGACATCGAGATTCGCCGCATGCGGCAGCTGCTCGACACCCTGCGCTGA
- a CDS encoding peroxiredoxin family protein, translating into MNRLPYLLVIGAALIAGLWITRSGPAPLGPLDGHELPAVDTGRVALGDVAPDFSLESRTGERVTLSELRGRRIVLVFYRGHWUPYCASQLVELNGLLTPAQRADTDILAVAIDPPELLDRMVERIVADGGLDPADAPDFQFLTDPDHRVIARYGVLNPDDERGIPHPTTLVLDREGVVRWKFIETDYRVRPTNEDILEALAAIE; encoded by the coding sequence ATGAACCGACTTCCCTATCTGCTCGTGATCGGCGCAGCGCTGATCGCGGGACTCTGGATCACCCGCTCGGGACCGGCGCCCCTCGGCCCGCTCGACGGCCACGAGCTGCCGGCCGTCGACACCGGGCGCGTCGCCCTCGGCGATGTGGCCCCCGACTTCAGCCTGGAGTCGCGCACGGGCGAGCGCGTCACCCTCTCCGAGCTGCGCGGGCGCCGGATCGTGCTCGTCTTCTACCGGGGCCACTGGTGACCGTACTGCGCATCTCAGCTCGTGGAGCTGAACGGACTGCTGACCCCCGCGCAGCGGGCGGACACCGACATTCTGGCCGTGGCGATCGACCCTCCTGAGCTGCTCGATCGCATGGTGGAGCGGATCGTCGCCGACGGCGGACTCGATCCCGCCGACGCCCCCGACTTCCAGTTCCTGACCGATCCGGACCACCGGGTGATCGCCCGATACGGAGTGCTCAATCCGGACGACGAGCGGGGCATTCCGCACCCGACCACCCTCGTGCTCGATCGCGAGGGCGTGGTGCGGTGGAAGTTCATCGAGACCGACTACCGGGTGCGTCCCACCAACGAGGACATTCTCGAGGCGTTGGCGGCGATCGAGTAG
- a CDS encoding metalloregulator ArsR/SmtB family transcription factor — protein sequence MVARPDGPTAEVDRLFRALADGTRRDIVRRTLAREATVSQLAESYDMSFAAVQKHVAVLERAGLVTKHAQGRERLVRGNPEAIRRAQALLDRYEQIWRGRVERLDALLADDDT from the coding sequence ATGGTTGCACGTCCAGATGGACCCACCGCCGAGGTGGACCGGCTCTTCCGCGCACTCGCCGACGGCACTCGCCGCGACATCGTGCGCCGCACCCTCGCCCGTGAGGCGACCGTGTCGCAGCTCGCCGAGAGCTACGACATGTCGTTCGCCGCGGTGCAGAAGCATGTGGCCGTACTGGAGCGGGCCGGGCTCGTCACGAAGCACGCCCAGGGTCGGGAACGGCTGGTGCGTGGCAACCCCGAGGCGATCCGCAGGGCTCAGGCCCTTCTGGACCGCTACGAACAGATCTGGCGAGGACGGGTGGAGCGCCTGGACGCCCTCCTCGCCGACGACGACACCTGA
- a CDS encoding ABC transporter permease: MKGAPPRRWRRLLETLLPGEVRDGIVGDLDEVHAARSRDRGRLRAHLWYVAQVVSIGARFTVERVRDGLSLRGLSIGLDLKLGLRLAARTPMLTLVGGVAVAVATALGVGASEFVRDLVSPELPLDEGDRVVRVLHADAASGGMVRPTLHDVARWKDGASSLTDLGAFLTREQGFASEGGESGTVQMARVTASMFDLTRVAPRMGRVLIDADEVPGADPVVVLSDRAWSDLLAGEPDPVGRIVTLGGVPTTVVGVMPEGFGFPMNQDAWVPLVADPADDHPETATPVNVFGRLAEGVGLEAAEAELERLAGAAAVEWPGVHERLEPRVGPFAGSGVEGRAALILAVVRLLFVVLLVVVCANVATLVFARTVMREGEIAVRTSLGASRRRIVLQLFAEAAVLVGVATAIGLGAARLALGGIGRLFFTIQQEPRPPFWWNDALSPTTVVYAVGLALVGTVMIGVVPALKATGGSVRPRLSGARGGGLRFGGMWTAVIVVQVALSVAILPIAASRAGEAFESREDPGFEATRVLTGQLGRDVEVVPRTPEQRGAFLESTRSLFAAVGERLERAPGVAEVAFASGLSGMNHLLHTFELVGDGSGPPTLARTRVLLVDDAYLGLMGAGVVAGRGLGAGDHTPEARSVVVNQSFVDRVLEGRNPVGTVLRWPEDGGDARLPWFAEGVEVVGVVEDPGIDRYGPGSHPAVYASLALAPLDPRAAGLVGMPDAPAVQLFVALRPGAEPLGSGLFTEVAGVDGSLRLSEVGTAADAWRSVHLGERIGGWVFTAIAGIVVMLSVAGIFALMSFAVTRRTREIAIRCAMGARRSEIVKAVFGRASLQLLAGVALGSVIALPTLWSDVTTEGLRTLMVVSAVLLLAGLASCLVPVRRALAIEPATAMKSE, encoded by the coding sequence GTGAAGGGGGCGCCTCCCCGGCGTTGGCGTCGACTGCTCGAGACGCTGCTTCCCGGGGAGGTTCGAGACGGGATCGTCGGAGACCTCGACGAGGTGCATGCCGCGCGATCCAGGGACCGCGGTCGACTCCGTGCGCACCTGTGGTACGTCGCCCAGGTCGTGAGCATCGGGGCACGGTTCACCGTCGAGCGGGTGCGCGACGGGCTGTCGCTGCGCGGCCTGTCCATCGGACTCGATCTCAAACTCGGACTGCGACTCGCGGCGCGTACACCCATGCTGACCCTCGTCGGCGGTGTGGCGGTGGCGGTGGCGACGGCCCTCGGGGTCGGGGCGTCGGAGTTCGTGCGCGACCTCGTCTCTCCCGAGCTGCCCCTCGACGAGGGCGATCGAGTCGTGCGCGTGCTCCATGCCGACGCCGCCTCCGGTGGCATGGTGCGGCCGACGTTGCACGACGTGGCTCGCTGGAAGGACGGAGCCTCCTCCCTCACCGATCTCGGTGCGTTTCTCACGCGCGAACAGGGCTTCGCGAGTGAGGGTGGGGAGTCGGGCACGGTGCAGATGGCGCGGGTCACCGCATCGATGTTCGATCTCACCCGGGTGGCTCCCCGCATGGGTCGCGTGCTGATCGATGCGGACGAGGTGCCCGGGGCCGACCCGGTGGTCGTGCTCTCCGATCGCGCGTGGAGCGACCTCCTCGCTGGGGAGCCCGACCCCGTGGGCCGCATCGTCACCCTCGGCGGTGTGCCGACCACGGTGGTCGGAGTCATGCCCGAGGGGTTCGGGTTTCCGATGAACCAGGACGCCTGGGTGCCGCTGGTGGCCGATCCCGCCGATGACCACCCCGAGACCGCCACCCCGGTGAACGTCTTCGGCCGACTGGCGGAGGGGGTCGGCCTCGAGGCGGCCGAGGCCGAGCTGGAGCGGTTGGCCGGGGCGGCCGCCGTCGAGTGGCCCGGCGTTCACGAGCGTCTCGAGCCGCGGGTCGGGCCCTTCGCGGGGAGCGGGGTGGAGGGGCGGGCCGCCCTGATTCTCGCCGTCGTGCGCCTGCTCTTCGTGGTGCTGCTCGTGGTCGTGTGTGCCAACGTCGCCACGCTCGTGTTCGCGCGGACGGTCATGCGCGAAGGGGAGATCGCCGTGCGCACCTCGCTCGGCGCATCGCGTCGACGCATCGTTCTGCAGCTCTTCGCCGAAGCCGCGGTGCTCGTCGGGGTGGCGACGGCGATCGGCCTGGGAGCCGCGCGGCTGGCGCTCGGCGGCATCGGGCGACTCTTCTTCACGATCCAGCAGGAGCCCCGGCCGCCGTTCTGGTGGAACGACGCCCTCTCTCCCACGACCGTCGTGTACGCGGTCGGGCTGGCGCTGGTGGGCACCGTCATGATCGGTGTCGTGCCCGCGCTGAAAGCCACCGGGGGCAGCGTGCGGCCCCGACTCTCCGGAGCGAGGGGAGGGGGACTCCGGTTCGGCGGCATGTGGACCGCGGTGATCGTGGTGCAGGTCGCCCTGTCGGTGGCGATCCTCCCGATCGCGGCGTCGAGGGCGGGCGAGGCCTTCGAGAGCCGCGAGGATCCGGGATTCGAAGCCACGAGAGTGCTCACCGGCCAGTTGGGGCGCGATGTGGAGGTGGTGCCCCGGACCCCGGAGCAGCGCGGCGCCTTTCTGGAGAGTACCCGGAGCCTCTTCGCTGCCGTCGGGGAGCGTCTGGAGCGCGCCCCCGGGGTCGCCGAGGTGGCCTTCGCCAGCGGACTCTCGGGCATGAACCACCTGCTGCACACCTTCGAGCTGGTCGGCGACGGCTCCGGCCCGCCCACCCTGGCGCGAACCCGCGTGCTTCTGGTGGATGACGCCTACCTCGGACTGATGGGTGCCGGGGTGGTCGCGGGGCGCGGTCTCGGCGCGGGGGATCACACGCCGGAGGCGCGCTCGGTGGTGGTGAATCAGTCGTTCGTCGACCGCGTGCTCGAGGGGAGGAATCCGGTCGGCACCGTACTGCGGTGGCCCGAGGACGGGGGCGACGCACGGCTCCCGTGGTTCGCCGAGGGGGTCGAGGTGGTGGGTGTGGTGGAGGACCCGGGGATCGATCGCTACGGTCCCGGCTCGCATCCGGCGGTGTACGCCTCGCTGGCGCTCGCGCCTCTGGACCCGCGCGCCGCGGGGCTGGTCGGCATGCCGGACGCGCCCGCCGTGCAGCTGTTCGTGGCGCTGCGCCCCGGTGCGGAGCCCCTCGGAAGTGGCCTGTTCACCGAGGTGGCGGGTGTCGACGGCTCGCTCCGGTTGTCGGAGGTCGGCACCGCCGCGGATGCGTGGCGCTCCGTGCATCTCGGCGAGCGCATCGGCGGCTGGGTGTTCACGGCGATTGCGGGGATCGTGGTCATGCTGTCGGTGGCGGGAATCTTCGCCCTCATGTCGTTCGCCGTCACTCGGCGCACGCGGGAGATCGCGATCCGCTGCGCGATGGGTGCCCGACGCAGCGAGATCGTGAAGGCGGTGTTCGGGCGCGCGTCGCTCCAGCTCCTCGCCGGGGTCGCCCTGGGGAGCGTGATCGCGCTCCCGACGTTGTGGAGCGATGTGACGACCGAAGGTCTGCGGACCCTGATGGTCGTGTCCGCGGTGCTCCTGCTCGCCGGCCTCGCGTCGTGCCTGGTGCCGGTGCGGCGCGCGCTGGCGATCGAACCCGCAACAGCGATGAAGTCGGAGTGA
- a CDS encoding ABC transporter permease produces MSDVPPAGWWYRLLLRLQPRSVRRDFGEEWLETARLRDEAAARGGRISWMVHRSREGGGALIAAFAGRGARAGEAGMLERSRQDLRFGWRSLVRSPGFLIMAVAVLGTGIGAATTIFGGVNAVLLAPLPFDEPDRLVDLWESNPDFGWEQAPVAPANMLDWRERVEAFADVAAYRGGSMGGVTWIDGEGRPNRLATVQVTGNLFDLLGLRPHLGTFPTFSDSWADGEPWVVVSHEFWSQRLGADPDAVGTSMELDGARARVRAVLSRGARFPTDQADLWVPYGWARSAPQEAWFRRAHFVQAVARLAPGASVEEARSQLGVVATRLQSEHPDLNRNMGAGLTPLRDQLVADLAGPLRTLMAGVLLLLVLACVNVGNLFLTRAVGRSDELSLRRAIGAGPGRIVGQLLAEATIVAALGGLLGIGLSLIGIRALQALHPLGVAGVTAVAVDGRVLLFALTVSLGSVLLFGLGPSLRAAGRALPVGLTRGGRGGTGPGGRGRGRGLVPIQTALAVMLLLAAGLVTRSLGRLVAQDAGIQPAGVWTFDLSVPESRYPDRDAVLGFFDRVVGEVEAIPGVTRAALTGGLPLTFSGWTSGLVARDWEPGRVAFEIRHRASSPGYFEVMGVPLLEGRTFRPADGLTDEPVAIVNRTFAERYFAGEEVLGRLVTFEREPTESSVWRTVVGVVGDERQGSLRLPADPEVWQPMPQDWGRARTVVLKLEGESAELRRALEGAVGAVDPLVPLGSLRSMDEIVNEASADARFLSLLLGLFAMLAVVLAAVGVYGVTAEVVRRRVPEFGVRMALGASRTEVVRMVLGRAAAPAGLGVLAGTGIALLGAGVLEGLLFDVRVRDPLSFTAAPTALFLVAIAAAWGPAQRAAGADPMRSLRAE; encoded by the coding sequence GTGTCTGACGTGCCGCCCGCGGGGTGGTGGTATCGACTCCTGCTGCGGCTGCAGCCGAGGTCGGTCCGGCGCGACTTCGGCGAGGAGTGGTTGGAGACGGCGCGTCTGCGCGACGAAGCGGCCGCCCGCGGGGGGCGGATCTCATGGATGGTTCATCGGTCGAGGGAGGGGGGCGGAGCGCTGATCGCCGCCTTCGCCGGTCGAGGGGCCCGGGCAGGGGAGGCGGGGATGCTGGAACGATCGAGGCAGGACCTTCGGTTCGGGTGGCGCTCACTGGTCCGCAGTCCGGGCTTTCTCATCATGGCGGTGGCCGTGCTGGGCACCGGCATCGGCGCTGCGACCACCATCTTCGGTGGGGTGAACGCGGTGCTGCTGGCCCCGCTTCCCTTCGACGAACCCGACCGGCTCGTCGACCTCTGGGAGTCGAACCCGGACTTCGGGTGGGAGCAGGCCCCGGTGGCTCCGGCGAACATGCTCGACTGGCGGGAACGGGTGGAAGCATTCGCCGACGTCGCCGCCTACCGAGGGGGGTCGATGGGTGGGGTGACGTGGATCGATGGCGAGGGGCGGCCGAACCGGCTGGCCACCGTGCAGGTGACCGGAAACCTCTTCGATCTCCTCGGTCTGCGCCCGCACCTGGGTACCTTCCCGACCTTCTCCGACAGTTGGGCGGACGGCGAGCCGTGGGTGGTGGTCAGCCACGAGTTCTGGTCGCAGCGGCTGGGCGCGGACCCGGACGCGGTCGGAACGTCGATGGAGCTCGACGGGGCCCGCGCGAGGGTGCGTGCCGTGCTCTCTCGCGGCGCCCGGTTTCCCACCGACCAGGCGGATCTGTGGGTGCCGTACGGCTGGGCCCGTTCCGCCCCGCAGGAGGCGTGGTTCCGGCGGGCGCACTTCGTTCAGGCGGTGGCCCGCCTGGCCCCGGGGGCGTCGGTGGAGGAGGCGCGGAGCCAGCTCGGGGTGGTGGCCACGCGGCTGCAGTCCGAACACCCCGATCTCAACCGGAACATGGGGGCCGGGCTCACCCCGCTTCGGGATCAGCTCGTGGCCGATCTGGCGGGGCCCCTTCGCACCCTGATGGCCGGGGTTCTGCTGCTTCTCGTGCTCGCCTGCGTGAATGTCGGCAACCTCTTTCTCACGCGTGCAGTAGGCCGATCCGACGAGCTCAGTCTGCGCCGTGCGATCGGGGCCGGACCCGGCCGCATCGTGGGTCAGCTGCTCGCCGAGGCCACCATCGTGGCGGCGCTGGGTGGGCTGCTCGGGATCGGGCTGAGTCTGATCGGGATTCGTGCCCTCCAGGCGCTCCACCCGCTGGGGGTGGCCGGGGTGACCGCGGTGGCGGTCGACGGTCGGGTTCTGCTGTTCGCTCTCACGGTCTCGCTCGGGTCGGTGCTGCTGTTCGGCCTCGGGCCGTCGCTTCGAGCCGCGGGGCGCGCTCTTCCGGTGGGCCTCACCCGGGGAGGGCGCGGTGGCACCGGACCGGGTGGGCGCGGTCGCGGTCGGGGGCTCGTGCCCATTCAGACGGCGCTCGCCGTCATGCTCCTTCTCGCGGCGGGCCTGGTGACCCGCAGCCTCGGGCGTCTGGTGGCGCAGGACGCCGGCATCCAACCCGCCGGCGTGTGGACGTTCGACCTCTCCGTACCCGAGAGCCGGTACCCGGACCGCGACGCCGTCCTCGGGTTCTTCGATCGGGTGGTCGGCGAGGTGGAGGCGATCCCGGGCGTGACTCGCGCGGCCCTCACCGGTGGGCTGCCCCTCACCTTCTCCGGTTGGACGAGCGGCCTCGTGGCCCGGGATTGGGAGCCGGGCAGAGTCGCGTTCGAGATCCGGCACCGAGCCTCCTCACCCGGCTACTTCGAGGTGATGGGCGTGCCGCTGCTCGAGGGCCGGACCTTCCGTCCCGCCGACGGCCTGACCGACGAGCCGGTCGCCATCGTCAACCGCACCTTCGCCGAGCGGTACTTCGCCGGAGAAGAGGTGCTCGGGAGGCTCGTCACCTTCGAGCGGGAGCCCACCGAGTCGTCGGTGTGGCGCACCGTGGTAGGGGTGGTGGGCGACGAGAGGCAGGGCTCCCTGCGGCTGCCGGCCGACCCGGAGGTGTGGCAGCCGATGCCCCAGGATTGGGGGCGGGCGCGCACGGTCGTGCTGAAGCTCGAGGGGGAATCCGCCGAGTTGCGGCGGGCGCTCGAAGGGGCGGTGGGCGCGGTCGATCCGCTCGTTCCCCTCGGCTCCCTCCGGAGCATGGACGAGATCGTGAACGAGGCATCGGCCGACGCGCGGTTCCTGTCGCTGCTCCTGGGGCTCTTCGCGATGCTCGCGGTCGTGCTCGCCGCGGTCGGTGTCTACGGCGTCACGGCGGAGGTGGTGCGGCGGCGCGTGCCCGAGTTCGGTGTGCGGATGGCCCTCGGCGCCTCGCGAACCGAAGTGGTGCGCATGGTGCTCGGCCGCGCGGCGGCGCCGGCCGGGCTCGGCGTGCTCGCGGGTACGGGGATCGCGCTGCTGGGTGCCGGCGTGCTCGAGGGACTCCTCTTCGATGTGCGGGTGCGAGACCCGCTGTCGTTCACGGCCGCACCGACTGCGCTCTTTCTCGTCGCGATCGCCGCCGCCTGGGGGCCGGCGCAGAGGGCCGCGGGGGCCGATCCGATGCGCAGTCTGCGAGCGGAGTGA
- a CDS encoding SRPBCC family protein, with protein sequence MPVTSVVKDPEALTMTVVADFAASRERLWEAYTDPRQIEKFWGPPEWPATFLRHDVFPGGRSHYVMTGPDGTVSAGYWEFLSVDPGHRFEVRDGFADGEGNENDDMPSMRMVFEFEDTDTGSRMTTTTSFGSADQLQQLLDMGMEQGMKAAMAQIDDVLADLASFAASRPAEAQILNDTQVRVSRVIRGSVDQVWRAHHDADLMKRWMLGPDGWAMPVCEVATAVGERYRYMWEPETGGEAGFGFEGEVLEMDAPHRTVTTEQMIGLEGEPNRNELTLTPMGDRTLLVVVITYPSREVRDMVLGTGMVGGMETSYARLESEVLG encoded by the coding sequence ATGCCCGTCACCTCCGTCGTGAAGGACCCCGAGGCGCTCACCATGACCGTGGTCGCCGACTTCGCCGCCTCGCGCGAGCGACTGTGGGAGGCGTACACCGATCCCCGGCAGATCGAGAAGTTCTGGGGCCCGCCGGAGTGGCCGGCCACCTTCCTGCGTCACGACGTCTTTCCCGGCGGGCGCTCGCACTACGTGATGACCGGGCCGGACGGCACGGTCTCGGCCGGGTACTGGGAGTTTCTCTCGGTGGACCCCGGGCATCGCTTCGAGGTGCGCGACGGGTTCGCCGACGGCGAGGGCAATGAGAACGACGACATGCCCTCGATGCGGATGGTGTTCGAGTTCGAGGACACCGACACCGGGTCCCGCATGACGACCACCACGTCGTTCGGCTCCGCGGACCAGTTGCAGCAGCTCCTCGACATGGGCATGGAGCAGGGCATGAAGGCCGCGATGGCCCAGATCGACGATGTGCTGGCCGACCTCGCCTCGTTCGCCGCGTCGCGCCCGGCCGAGGCGCAGATCCTCAACGATACGCAGGTGCGCGTGAGCCGGGTGATCCGCGGGTCGGTCGACCAGGTGTGGCGCGCCCATCACGACGCCGACCTCATGAAGCGCTGGATGCTCGGCCCCGACGGGTGGGCCATGCCGGTGTGCGAGGTGGCCACCGCCGTCGGCGAGCGATACCGCTACATGTGGGAGCCCGAGACCGGTGGGGAAGCGGGCTTCGGATTCGAGGGCGAGGTGCTGGAGATGGACGCACCCCACCGCACCGTGACGACCGAGCAGATGATCGGCCTGGAGGGCGAACCCAACCGAAACGAGCTCACCCTCACGCCGATGGGCGATCGCACGCTCCTCGTGGTGGTGATCACCTACCCGAGCCGCGAGGTGCGCGACATGGTGCTCGGCACCGGCATGGTCGGGGGCATGGAGACCAGCTACGCCCGGCTCGAGTCGGAGGTGCTGGGTTAG
- a CDS encoding PadR family transcriptional regulator has product MTASPLTPLSLHILLSLVPSSSHGYGILKRIEERFGGGEAPSTGALYLALQRLEREGLIELDPSPPAEADARRRYWALTPGGREAARAELDRMELLLADEAVRLLRGGGRGV; this is encoded by the coding sequence ATGACTGCTTCGCCCCTCACTCCGCTGTCGCTGCACATCCTGCTCTCGCTGGTGCCGTCGTCGAGCCACGGCTACGGGATCCTCAAGCGCATCGAGGAGCGGTTCGGCGGCGGCGAGGCGCCGTCGACCGGGGCCCTCTACCTGGCGCTCCAACGGCTCGAGAGGGAGGGGTTGATCGAACTCGACCCCTCGCCGCCCGCCGAGGCCGACGCCCGCCGGCGTTACTGGGCGCTCACCCCCGGTGGCCGCGAAGCGGCGCGGGCGGAGCTGGACCGCATGGAGCTGCTGCTGGCCGACGAGGCGGTGCGCCTGCTGCGCGGCGGGGGACGCGGTGTCTGA